From the Hordeum vulgare subsp. vulgare chromosome 1H, MorexV3_pseudomolecules_assembly, whole genome shotgun sequence genome, the window AAAGTAATCATTTTATTTTACTTAATTATCCAAATTAAATATAAAAACCAAATATGTTTTAATGACATGGAACATGACATTCCACTTCGAATAAACACCCCCTCAAAGACGGCTGCCGAGATGCATCCTCCGGTAGGTTAATCAGCAATAAGTTAATATTTAATCCTCAGTGGTATATGTCCTACATCCTCCGGTGCTTTCGAAGCTGATCCCACAGTCATGAAAATGAGACTCCCATTTTACAGACACCAGACAGTGATTTACGCTCTAATCGTCCATCTTCAGAGAGAAGCAATGCCTTTTATATCTCAAAAAACGCGCGCAATCACAGAGACTCGTGATGCGTCTGTGCAGCCCGaaaggaaaagagagaaaaacaCAAGATCAACAAAGGCAAAGACGGCGTACGATTCCTTATCCATCCCCATTGCCAAAGGTcgaatgatggcttgcagagggAGTAAAGGTCGGTTTCGTATCCCCAGCACGTCTCGTCAGATCTCAGCCGTCCGGTTTCCCTGTCCCTACCATCCATCGGTTGGTGTAGCCTCCCGATCAGCGGGCAGCCTGCACCCAAAACCTCGTAGTTTTTCCTCCGAATTCAAGAACTCGGACCTCTTTTGCATCCATAAGATAAGAGTTGACGTGACAATTTGTTTGTTCTTATCTCTCACTCTGGAGCCACCTCAATCAATCAAAATAATATCAAAGGACCTGTGCATATATAGTCAAAAATCTTCTTTGAGGCAGAGAGACAGGCGCAGGAGTATAGCACTGAAAGCCTCAACCGATTCAGCACTGGAGTGGTTTGCTTAGgcgctcttcttcttctcctccgggACACCAGCTGCACCCATCCGTAGTAGTTGGGCCGTCCCTGAAGCCGCGACCAAACTGCCGCGGTGTAGTTCACGTCTGAGTCCACCGATGCATACTACCAGCACACACCACTACTACCATTCCTCTCCTATTACTACCTGGTGGCCGGCGTCGCCAAGCATTTCTATCATGGTTTCTTGCTTTCCCGCCTTCCCTTGCCTTGCACATCTCGGCAAGCGACCTGCTGCTGTTAGCCTCCATTTCTAACATTAGTCTATGCCCTGATCGGAAGCAAGTGTATGCTGGTTGACGCGAGTTCACCGAAACGACGCCATGGATAAGCAGAGGCGCGAGCTTCGGCTACGGCAATGGCTGGTGGTTCCATGGGTTATCGTGGTCATGGTGGGAGCTGGTCTGGCGACGGCGGAGTTGGCGGAGTCGGAGCTGGAGGAGTTCCGCGACGAGCGGGGCGGGCTGGTGGCGCTGCGCGACGGGCTGCGGTCGGCCAAGGACCTGCACTCCAACTGGACGGGCCCGCCGTGCCACGGCGGGCGGAGCCGGTGGTACGGCGTCTCCTGCGACGGCGATGGGCGCGTGGTTGGCGTCAGGCTCGACGGGGTTCAGCTCACGGGCGCGCTCCCCGCTGGCGCGCTCCGCGGAGTCGCGCGGCTTGCCACGCTCAGCTTGCGTGACAACGCCATCCACGGCGCGCTCCCTGGGCTTGCCGGGTTGGACCGGCTCCGCGTCATCGACCTGTCGAGCAACCGGTTCTCGGGCCCGATCCCGCGCCGATACGCCGCGGCTCTCCCCGCGCTCAGGCGGCTCGAGCTGCAGGACAACCTGCTCAACGGCACCGTGCCGGCGTTCACGCAGGGCGAGCTCACCGTCTTCAACGTGTCCTATAACTTCCTCCAGGGCGAGGTCCCGGATACGCGTGCGCTCCGCCGGTTCCCCGCGAGCGCTTTTGGCCACAACCTCAAGCTCTGCGGCGAGACCGTGAACGCCGCGTGCCGGTCGGGCTCGACCTCCACCGATGATGGAGGCCGAGCAGCCGGCAACCGCGACGATCGGGTGGTCAGGCCGGAGGACAACGGCGATGGCGGGCGAGCCGCGCGCAACTCAAGACACTTCAAGTTGGCGGCGTGGAGCGTCGTGGCGATCGCCCTTATCGCCGCGATGGTGCCGttcgccgccgtgctcatcttcctgCATCAGACCAAGAAGAGCCGGGAGGTGCGTCTCGGTGGCCGTGCTACACCGACAGGAGCGCCGGACATCAAGGATAAAGCCGAGCAAGGCAAGTTGagtggcagcggcagcggcagcagcagcgGGAGCCGGAACGCGCAGGCGCAGCTGCACTTCTTCCGTGCCGACAAGCCGGCCGGCTTCGACCTCGACGACCTGTTCCGTTCGACGGCGGAGATGCTCGGCAAGGGACGGCTGGGGATCACCTACCGCGTGACGCTCGAGGCCGGCCCCGCCGTCGTCGTGGTAAAGCGGCTGCGCAACATGGGGCACGTGCCGCGCAAGGACTTCGCGCACACCATGCAGCTGCTGGGCAAGCTCCGGCACGAGAACGTGGTGGAGGTCGTCGCGTGCTACCATTCCAAGGAGGAGAAGCTGGCCGTCTACGAGCACGTGCCCGGGCGCAGCCTCTTCGAGCTCCTGCACGGTACGTCCCCTTCTTGGTCGCAACATGCATCCCCATTTTCCATTGAGAGCTTGTCCATCAGTGCCATGACGATTTGATGAGATCGATCGACTGATCTTGCTCTGCTCTGTTTATTGCGCGCGTGCAGAGAACAGAGGCGAAGGCAGGATGCCGCTGCCGTGGCCGGCGAGGCTGTCGATCGCGAAGGGCATGGCGCGCGGGCTGGCCTACCTGCACCGGTCGATGCCGTTCTTCCACCGGCCGCCACACGGCAACCTCAAGTCGTCCAACGTGATCATCCTGTCGAAGCCCAACGGCAAGTATCAGCACCCGCACGTGGTGCCGAAGCTCACGGACTACGGCTTCCACCCGCTGCTCCCGCACCACGCGCACAGGCTGGCCGCGGCCAAGTGCCCGGAGTACGCGCGCGGCAAGCGGCCGTCGTCCCGAGCTGACGTGTTCTGCTTCGGCCTCGTGCTGCTGGAGGTGGTGACGGGGAAGTTGCCGGTGGACGAGGCTGACGGCGACATGGCGGAGTGGGCGCGTCTGGCGCTGAGCCACGAGTGGTCCACGGACATACTCGACGTGGAGATCGTCGGCGAGCTGGAACGGCACGGGGACATGCTAAGGCTCACGGAGGTCGCGCTGATGTGCGCTGCCGTCGAGCCCGACAGGCGGCCCAAGATGCCCGACGTCGTCAGGATGATCGACGAGATCGGCGGCGACGCGGacgagagagggaggtgggagctCGTCGTAGGATGAATATGATCTTGAGCTGTAGGAGACCATCTGTGCTTCCGTGATACACAATCTCTTAGTTACCACCCGTCTTGTTTTGTATCTTTGTGTACTTTGTGTTTCTCTTTCTTCTCGGAAGGTATCATCGCAATCGATTGGGGAGTACTATCCGAAGCGTACAGCTCTCTAATCACTTTTGCAAAATATCAGGCACATGAATTTTCTTAATTTTCAGTCAAAACTCTCACCTAGGATGAAAATGGAGCGAAAAGTTTTCGCTTTTCCGGAGGAGAACGGATAGGAAATATGAACAGCAAAACCAAAATTTGTAAAATGGAAATGAAAATGGATTTTTGTGTGAAAACAACGGAACAATCTTTTTTGATGAAACATATATAGAAATGAAACTTTCGTTTTTGTGAATATAAAATTCCATTTCTACTATAGGCATATGACTTCTTTATAACCCAACTATCAAATAACACACAATGATTCACTCaacagaataaatctttgaggaTCAACTTCTACTACCACACACATACTCAACTAGAGTACTAGACCATATATAGAATTGTCCAGCGGTAGTATAATACTATCCTAAGTTTCTAATACAACCATATCATTTTATATAGTAGCCATCACTAGTAAAAACATACCTTTCATCCCGAGCTCTAGTCTCGACCGGGTTTGGGCCCGGGACTAATGTGAGCACTAGTCCCGGTTTCAACGGCTAGGAACGGATGGGGGCACGGCCAGGATTAGTTCCGGTTCAAATGGGACCTCTAGTAccggttggtgataccaaccgggattaaaggggttGCGACAGGCCCAGGGCCTTGCGAGctcctttaatcccggttggtatcactaaccgggactaaagatagaaatttagtcccggttgatataTTCAACCAGGACTTAAGTCTTCTCTATATAAAGCTGCTTAGTCCATTCTAAGTCCTAGCTTTCTCTACTCTCTGTTTCCTTCCCCAAGCTCGAGCTCATCATCCTCTATTTTTGCCAAGATTTTTCAAGATTGGTGGAACCCCATCTATCCAAGGGTTCTAAATGGTTagcaacttcatcctttcatctctcattgctagtttagctcgtttcatgctctataagtatagtgatttgtgtgttttagtttgggagtaattatctGGGAGTTTATTGaattatatgcaatttgagctccaaTTAACtttttgtaggatcgaaagtatgtctagagggggggtgattagactacttgacaggataaaaacttagcctttttccaTTTTTAGTTGAGGAtcggttttagcaattatgactagtcaaattcaccctacacatgcatatctaagagtataacagTTGAAAGTAAAGACATTCAAATATAATATAAAGagtaaggtaggaagatcaaacgcaaaggttgacacggcaatttttggcgtggttccaataggtggtgctatcgtacgtccacgttagtggagacttcaaaccaCGGAGGGTAATTGCTGCGAAAATCCACGagtggtccacgaagaagcggccttgtctattccaccatggcttccgtccacacaggactagcctcacacaCAGGAGATCTTcaagaagtaggcgatctccttgcccttacaaacttcttggatcaactccacaacacgaagtacgaggctcccaagcgacacctaaccaatctaggaggcaccaccctccaaaaggtaatagatgcggtagaacgatgaactccttactcgtgtgcttcaaaagatagtctcctcaacactcaatcactctttcacagatttggcatgggtaggagagattgatcttgtggaaagcaacttggggaggctagagatcaagtttcaaatggttggattggaatctcttgatctcaacacatgagtaggtggctctctctcaaaaatatggatctcgcaagtgtgtgtgtgtgttgtgagtgcatcctctatgaatgagaggattTGGAGGggttatataggcatctcccaaaatccaaccgttacaacattattgcccaactcggtgacaccgaaatgaatcttggtggtaccaagttgcactaaatgtggcaacttttaaattctcggtgagaccaatatacgaatctcggtggtaccgatacgataacCTAGACcaatttccaaatctcggtgagaccgatttcaaacacgGAAACTCCAgttctcaaaatcttctcaacagaaagttggtcattgaATCTCGGTGGCAACGATGTGAAAGTTGGCGGTACCGAGATAGTAGGGTTTAGCATAGGGTCTATCTGGTGGAAAAATCGGTTAGgccgagtggaaatagttggtggcaccgattttgctagtataactactgaaattcagaaatttgccgtctgccaaggcggacggcaaagggggcaaccacggacggcaaaggctttgccgtctgccccctcatggcaaagtagacggtaaaaaaaatccggtgaagaggctctttgccgtctgctttcacaaagcggacggcaaagaatctttgccatgagggggcagacggcaaaataagtgggacgacatatattgcaacgtccccgttaagtgttaacggcatgcctcctctctttgccgtctgcctccccccctttgccatgtgggggcagacggcaaagaggggagagagagggggcagattccctctttgccgtctgcctccccccctttgccatgtgggggcagacggcaaagaggggagagagagggggcagattccctctttgccgtctgcctccccccctttgccatgtgggggcagacggcaaagaggggagagagagggggcagattccgtctttgccgtctgcctcccccctttgccatgtgggggcagacggcaaagaggggaaccagccccttatttatttattttttgttatatccagcatttttaacaataatcaggatatatatatatatatatatatttgacataaataaatttctttccgtactcataaccatattaaaataactctcatccatagtgcatacatattatggaagttacatccgtaccaaaccatatattacaccagtttcatccacgtgcatacaaagtttcatatattcatatactacaatagtttcactacaacccatggtacaagaaataatcttcaagcattccatcaaccaagcttcccgtgaagtgaaggtaatctgcaaaatgacaaataagaaagttagaaaaataatactagatgaagtagtgtatatataggttatttcagagagaaattagctaagtatagaccatttaggagctaactaagctaattatgtcatttaggtggaaccctagctaactataggagaagagaaggagaagaagaagtaaaagaaggaggaggaggaggagaaggagaaggaagaggagaagaagaagaaaaaggaggaggaggaggaggaggagaaggaagaggagaagaagaagaaggagaagaagaaggagaagaaggagaagaagaaggagaaggagcgggagctccttctccttcctcttctccttcttctccttcttcttctccttcttctccttcttcttcttatccttttgtccccttcttcttctcctcctccctctcctccttcttcttctcctttttcctcttccttcctttcattttcctctttttctcttcttgtccccttcttcgggctaaattggctaagaatgcctttttggagctaattatgtcatttcgaggataattagctaagtataggtcattttttattaaataggccattttggagctaactaagctaattatgtcatttcgtaggataattagccaatttagcctttcttggataagtctaagctacgtagaagaagagatagagaagaagaagtaaaataaggaggaggaggaggaggaggagaagaagaaggaagaggagaagaagaagaaaagaagaaggagaaggagaagaagaaggagaaggagaaggaggaagaaggaggaagaagaaggggaaggaggagctccttctccttctcctccttcttctccttcttcttctcctcctccctctcctccttcttcttctcctttttcctcttccttcctttcattttcctctttttctcttcttgtccccttattctggctaaattggctaagaatgcctttttggacctaattatgtcatttcgaggataattagctaagtataggtcattttttattaaataggacattttggagctaactaagctaattatgtcatttcgtaggata encodes:
- the LOC123409965 gene encoding probable inactive receptor kinase At5g16590 — its product is MDKQRRELRLRQWLVVPWVIVVMVGAGLATAELAESELEEFRDERGGLVALRDGLRSAKDLHSNWTGPPCHGGRSRWYGVSCDGDGRVVGVRLDGVQLTGALPAGALRGVARLATLSLRDNAIHGALPGLAGLDRLRVIDLSSNRFSGPIPRRYAAALPALRRLELQDNLLNGTVPAFTQGELTVFNVSYNFLQGEVPDTRALRRFPASAFGHNLKLCGETVNAACRSGSTSTDDGGRAAGNRDDRVVRPEDNGDGGRAARNSRHFKLAAWSVVAIALIAAMVPFAAVLIFLHQTKKSREVRLGGRATPTGAPDIKDKAEQGKLSGSGSGSSSGSRNAQAQLHFFRADKPAGFDLDDLFRSTAEMLGKGRLGITYRVTLEAGPAVVVVKRLRNMGHVPRKDFAHTMQLLGKLRHENVVEVVACYHSKEEKLAVYEHVPGRSLFELLHENRGEGRMPLPWPARLSIAKGMARGLAYLHRSMPFFHRPPHGNLKSSNVIILSKPNGKYQHPHVVPKLTDYGFHPLLPHHAHRLAAAKCPEYARGKRPSSRADVFCFGLVLLEVVTGKLPVDEADGDMAEWARLALSHEWSTDILDVEIVGELERHGDMLRLTEVALMCAAVEPDRRPKMPDVVRMIDEIGGDADERGRWELVVG